A segment of the Bacillus sp. es.034 genome:
CCTTTTGTTGGAGGGACGGACCTCTAAATATACAAACGGAATTCTATGATAATTTCCCTTCTTTTCCCTCATGTTGACCTTTTCAAACAAAAAAGAGGGACGGACCTTCGAACATTCGAAGGTCCGTCCCTCTTTCTTCATGCTTCTTTCATCGCTTCACTTTCTACGAGGTTCATGAAATCTGTGACGACTTTGTTGTTGTTTTTCTCCCCGCCAAGTTTCAGTAGTACTTTTCCGAGGAAGTTCAAGCCTTTTTTTTCCCCTTTATAAACGAATTTCGTCTGATTCTCATCGATTTTATGAAGAGTGAATGCGGCCTCGATTTCAAATGCCTTGGCCAGTGTGAAGCCAATTTTATTATGCTTCTTCTCCGGGGTATTTTCGTACTCCAGGTCCTCTACTATATACGTTTCAATCCTTTTCCCTTCTTTGTATTTCTGTTGGTAGGTCGATCCCACCACGCCCTCTTTTCGCTCAATGACCTTGTTTTCAACGACGTTCGGCATTATGCGCTGAATATTTTCAAGCTCGAATAAATGCCAGACTGTTTCAATATTGACTGGTATGATCCGTTCCTCATGCCATGTAATCATCTCTTCCGTCCTCCATTCCCATTTCAAAGAAATCTTCCATTTCCTGAATCACAGTTTGTATACGTTCAATTTCAGCTTCCAGCCCCCGCTTTTTCGCCTTGATCAACTCCTCCAGATTTTCAAATGATTCATCATTCACGACGGTGAGCATCTCCTGGATGGTAAAGTTAAACCTCCTCAAGTAAACAAGTAATCGACCTACGAGATAAGATCCATTATCATAATAGCGATAGTTGTTTGCAGGATCGATATACACTGGTTCAAGTAGCTTGACCTCTGCATAGTACCTCAGTGTTTCCTTACTCAGTCCTGTCATCCTGGAAAACTCGCTTACTTTGTACACCCTCATCACCTCACACCTAGATCATAAACCATGTGGTGCACTACACGGTCAACCTTTACATAAAAACTCATCAAAGAAGAGAGACCTTCCCCATCCTCATGGGCAAAGGTCTCAGTGATTGGAAACCAAGGGGCTTTTTTCAGGAAGAAGCTTCTTGATCTCTTGGTATGCTTCTTCGATTGAATGCACCTTAACCGTGGTCTTTCGATCCTCAGGATATTGATTCCACATATGTAAGTACCTCGGATCATAATAGTATTCGATGAGCAGTTCCAATATCCGTTCATAGTTTCCCTTCTGCAGCTCAGCCTCTATTTCATTTGCAACCGGACTGTGAATCCTCCGCTTGATGGACCTGAATGCTTTTACAAACTCTTCATGGTGTTCGTGGAGGCGGTACTCGTCTAAAATATGCCGGACCCTCTCTTTCATGGGCATTTCGATAAAGATATGAAATGCCTCTTCCTTCTCCTGAATGAGAAAATCAGGAAGGAGAACCTTTCCAATCCGCTTACTTTCCGCTTCAAATAACAGAAAAGGAGAACCTTGCTTCTTCATCAGTTCCCGAAGGAGGAGAGAATCGAATGTTTTCTGGTTGTTGGCCGTAAGTCCGATTTCCCCGAATATGGACCCTCTATGGTTGGCGAGGCCTTCTATATCAAGAACCGGATATCCTTCTTCTTGAAGCTTCTTCAAGATCGCGGTCTTTCCGGTGCCTGTCCCGCCGTTCAGTACAAAAGAAGCAGGCTTCATGTCAATATTTTCAAGCCCCTTCAACACCCAGTGGCGATAAGCCCTGACTCCTCCCGGAATCCGGGAAGTCCTGATCCCCATCAGGTCAAGGAAAGTGGCGGCTGCTTTACTTCGCATGCCACCCCGCCAGCAAAACACGACGATTTCACCCTCAAGTTTCCTGAATTCGTTAATGAATCGGGGAAGCTTACCTGAAAAAATCTCCAGTCCCCGTTCCGTCGCCACTTCCTTACTCACCTGCTTATATAATGTCCCTACTTCTGCTCTTTCTACATCATCGAAAACGGGTATATTCAGGCTGCCCGGAATCGTCATTTCCCTGTACTCAGAAGGAGACCGTACGTCCACGAATGTATACTTATCTAAATCGCATTGATCGATCGATAGATCTTTGAACATGTCATCCTCTCCTTTTTATATCTCTCTTTTATTTTACACCACTTCCGTATTCATTCTTTCCCTTTTTATTCTTTTTAGAAGTATTCACCTGGTCCTTTCCTACTGTTTATCGATTGAATATTCAGTTTTTTCACCTCATTGGTACTATATACCAGAGTAATAGAACCCCTTATAATGAAAAGAGAAATAATATTTCATGTTTTTTTAAAAATTCATGAAGTATTATTTCAATTAAATGAAAGCGGTTTCTTTGTAACCGTAAGAGAGGAGTAGAGAAATGAAAGCAGTAAAGTACATGATTATGGCCGTGATGTTGTTCTCACTGGCTCTTCCCTTTTCTACCGGGAAAGCGAAGGCCTCCGGGGCAACTGAACCGAAGCATGAGATGCGGGCCGCGTGGATTGCGACCGTGACGAATATTGACATGGCGCCTGGAATGGACAAGCAGGAATTTACGGATTGGGTGGTGAACACCCTGGACGAGTTGAAAGAATTGAACTTCAATACGGTGATTTATCAAGTCAAGCCGACTGCCGATGCCTTGTATCCTTCCGAACTTGCCCCATGGTCCCAGTATATTACGGGTGATGAGCAGGGAACCAATCCAGGCTATGACCCACTTGCCATCATGTTAGACGAATCTCATAAACGTGGAATCGAAGTACACGCGTGGGTGAACCCTTACCGGATCACGATGCCGAATCAAACGATCGAGTCCCTCGCGGATGACAACGTGGCCAAACTTCACCCGGAGTGGGTACTGAAATATGGAAAACAATACTATCTCAATCCTGGAATTCCCGAAGTACAAGATTACTTGATTGATACAGTGAAAGAACTAGTAAGCAACTACGACATAGAAGCGGTTCACATGGATGATTATTTCTATCCTTATAAAATTGCAGGAGAAAGCTTCCCAGATCAAGATACATACGAGAAATATGGCAGCACATTCGACAATATCGATGACTGGAGACGGAACAACGTCGATGAACTGGTGGCTGACATCAACACTGAAATCAAAGGAATCAAAGACTATGTCCAATTCGGGATTTCCCCATTTGGCGTGTGGAGAAATATCGCCGATGATCCGACAGGAAGCGAGACAGAAGCAGGACAAACGAATTTCGATGACTTGTATGCCGACACCCGTCAATGG
Coding sequences within it:
- a CDS encoding MerR family transcriptional regulator, encoding MRVYKVSEFSRMTGLSKETLRYYAEVKLLEPVYIDPANNYRYYDNGSYLVGRLLVYLRRFNFTIQEMLTVVNDESFENLEELIKAKKRGLEAEIERIQTVIQEMEDFFEMGMEDGRDDYMA
- the mnmH gene encoding tRNA 2-selenouridine(34) synthase MnmH, which produces MFKDLSIDQCDLDKYTFVDVRSPSEYREMTIPGSLNIPVFDDVERAEVGTLYKQVSKEVATERGLEIFSGKLPRFINEFRKLEGEIVVFCWRGGMRSKAAATFLDLMGIRTSRIPGGVRAYRHWVLKGLENIDMKPASFVLNGGTGTGKTAILKKLQEEGYPVLDIEGLANHRGSIFGEIGLTANNQKTFDSLLLRELMKKQGSPFLLFEAESKRIGKVLLPDFLIQEKEEAFHIFIEMPMKERVRHILDEYRLHEHHEEFVKAFRSIKRRIHSPVANEIEAELQKGNYERILELLIEYYYDPRYLHMWNQYPEDRKTTVKVHSIEEAYQEIKKLLPEKSPLVSNH
- a CDS encoding family 10 glycosylhydrolase; the protein is MKAVKYMIMAVMLFSLALPFSTGKAKASGATEPKHEMRAAWIATVTNIDMAPGMDKQEFTDWVVNTLDELKELNFNTVIYQVKPTADALYPSELAPWSQYITGDEQGTNPGYDPLAIMLDESHKRGIEVHAWVNPYRITMPNQTIESLADDNVAKLHPEWVLKYGKQYYLNPGIPEVQDYLIDTVKELVSNYDIEAVHMDDYFYPYKIAGESFPDQDTYEKYGSTFDNIDDWRRNNVDELVADINTEIKGIKDYVQFGISPFGVWRNIADDPTGSETEAGQTNFDDLYADTRQWIKDGSIDYITPQIYWSRKLAVANYSVLLDWWSREVNEYSYEHPVNLYIGMADYKVGDNFDQEWFNPYELPGQIMDNRANDTALGQMHFSLRQIFENPLGYADILRNEVYTEKALTPATPWNNDDLPKKPNTVKADKQEDGITLTIDDKKHSDARKYVIYRFDGVKEGDYQNPANIIDVVYSQDSLTTYEDTSALKDGMYTYGVTSVSPTGVESKGAKTVRVR